CAGACAGGTATCCTTTTTTATTGATGACCCGTGAGACAGTGGTAGGGCTGACACCGGCTAGTTTAGCGACATCAGTTAGCTTTGCGACCATAATCAAGTTCGTAGTAAGTTCCAGTAGGGGTTCCAGACTTGATCAAGATTCCATTTTGATCTGCATGTGGGTAGACCCGACCAGAAAATACTTTTTCTCCTTTATTGATAAAGATTTCAAAAATCGAATTGTCAATGAAAATATTAGCGGTTGTTGCTTGGTTAGCGATTGTGCAGCTACGGCTCGCACCGAATTCTTGGGCATATTGCTCACCAGCCTGGCTTCGATCGACTGTGACCAATCCTTTAGCCAGATCAAATGTGAGAGCTAAGCCCTTCCCTTCTGCATCGGCAAAGAGGACGATTTCGTTCTGGCTATCCTTTTCAAACTGCAATTCCAATTCATAGCAGTTCTTGGTTTGTGCCTTGTTGGCAAATTCCTCACTCTCAGCGCGCAAGTCTTTGATGGCTTCAACTGGGTATTGGTAGAGCTTGCCATCTTTGATGGTTAATTCTTTGACCAGTGAGAGAGCTCCTTGGTAGTCATAGGAATCCGTTGGATAAGAAACGTCTGGAAGACCTAGCCAGCTAACAGTATAGGCACGTCCATCGGGAGCATTAAATCCTTGAGTCGCATAGGCTTCAAAACCATAGTCGAGATTATGCAATTCAGATACATCAACCATTTTGGCCTTTTCTGGGTCAAAGCTTGCCCCAATCTTGTACATATTTGGATAGATATTGTCATAATCGAGAACGGCTTTATCTAAGCCTTGAGGGCAGTATAGGAGAACGGGTTGGTCTCCTACAAAGACTAGGTTGGGACATTCCATCATATAAGCTGTCCGATCGTTTGCAAAATCCAAGTCACCGACTGCAACCCAGTTGGTATAGTCGTTATCTACAGCCTTATAGAGACGGATGAATCCTTTCTTCTCAAGGTCTTGACCACCGACGATAGTGTAGTATTGCCCCTTAAAGTTAAAAATCTGTGGGTCACGGAAGTGACCCGTAGAGTCAGCTGGTTGATCAATCAAAATTTTGTCAATTTTTTCAATCTTTCCGTCTTTGTCCATCAAAGCACCGACTTGGTAAGGATGACGAACCCATTCTGCATCACGAACATTTCCAGTGTAGAATAAGAATAGTTTGTCACCAAATTGCATGGCTGATCCGGAATAAGCTCCATGGCTATCCAGATCTGTGTCTGGAAGAAGCGTTACACCAGTTTCTTTGAAATGAACCAAGTCTTCACTTTCTGTTTGTACCCATGATTTTAACCCATGGGCTGCACCAAATGGAAAATTTTGGTAAAACA
The DNA window shown above is from Streptococcus sp. S1 and carries:
- a CDS encoding sucrose-6-phosphate hydrolase, producing the protein MEWTTERRYRRYEDWTTEEKQAIQDHMAKSPWHTHYHVEPKAGLLNDPNGFSYFDGKWILFYQNFPFGAAHGLKSWVQTESEDLVHFKETGVTLLPDTDLDSHGAYSGSAMQFGDKLFLFYTGNVRDAEWVRHPYQVGALMDKDGKIEKIDKILIDQPADSTGHFRDPQIFNFKGQYYTIVGGQDLEKKGFIRLYKAVDNDYTNWVAVGDLDFANDRTAYMMECPNLVFVGDQPVLLYCPQGLDKAVLDYDNIYPNMYKIGASFDPEKAKMVDVSELHNLDYGFEAYATQGFNAPDGRAYTVSWLGLPDVSYPTDSYDYQGALSLVKELTIKDGKLYQYPVEAIKDLRAESEEFANKAQTKNCYELELQFEKDSQNEIVLFADAEGKGLALTFDLAKGLVTVDRSQAGEQYAQEFGASRSCTIANQATTANIFIDNSIFEIFINKGEKVFSGRVYPHADQNGILIKSGTPTGTYYELDYGRKAN